From a region of the Hymenobacter jejuensis genome:
- a CDS encoding methyltransferase domain-containing protein: MNFSQRATEEELMDDLTLASDALRQNLDELEVINKWLGGYRVVLDALQRLRPRLPTNRPLRLADLGSGGGDTLRYIARWARRHQIAVQLVGIDANAFMLDYAASKCQGYPEISFEQQDIFSPEFRQKQFDVVTCSLFCHHFSDESLSDLLQQLQHQARTAIIINDLHRNPLAYYSIKALTQIFRGSYLVQNDAPLSVARAFTRSDWKRILQHAHIEHYTLRWQWAFRWQVVISAA, translated from the coding sequence ATGAACTTTAGCCAGCGCGCCACCGAGGAAGAGTTGATGGACGACCTGACGCTGGCCTCCGATGCCCTGCGCCAAAACCTCGACGAGCTGGAAGTTATCAACAAGTGGCTAGGCGGCTACCGCGTGGTGCTGGATGCCTTGCAGCGCCTGCGTCCCCGGTTACCCACCAATCGGCCGTTGCGGCTAGCTGACCTCGGCAGCGGCGGCGGCGACACGTTGCGCTATATTGCCCGTTGGGCCCGTCGCCACCAGATTGCGGTGCAACTCGTGGGCATCGACGCCAATGCCTTTATGCTGGACTATGCCGCCAGCAAGTGCCAAGGCTACCCCGAAATCAGCTTCGAGCAGCAGGATATCTTCTCCCCCGAGTTCCGGCAAAAGCAGTTTGATGTAGTCACTTGCAGCTTATTTTGCCACCATTTCAGCGACGAATCCTTGTCGGACTTATTGCAGCAACTGCAACACCAAGCCCGCACTGCGATCATTATCAACGACTTGCACCGCAATCCGCTGGCTTACTACAGCATCAAGGCGCTTACCCAGATTTTTCGAGGCTCTTATCTGGTGCAAAACGACGCGCCGCTGTCGGTTGCGCGGGCCTTTACGCGCAGTGACTGGAAGCGCATTCTACAACATGCTCATATAGAGCATTATACCCTGCGGTGGCAATGGGCATTTCGGTGGCAGGTGGTTATCTCAGCTGCTTGA
- a CDS encoding type III polyketide synthase yields MTSYLCAIGTANPPHRIPQPQIASFMAGALQFDESDTRRLRALYRVSGIGQRYTVLPDYGRANGEFEFFPNTPDLEPFPTVGQRMSVYRQHALPLSVEAVRDCLEQLPEVAISSITHLVTVSCTGMYAPGLDIELVEALGLNLSIQRTCVNFMGCYAAFNALKLADAFCRADTQARVLIVCTELCTIHFQKRPEDDHLVSNALFGDGSAAVLVQGHPAQQQPSLALDAFHCGLEPDGRQDMAWHINDLGFEMTLSSYVPRMIQKGIRQLTDRLLENLPIKLADIHSFAIHPGGRKILETIEAELCLTTHDNRFAYQVLRDYGNMSSATVLFVLRELLHTLTAADAGAPVLSFAFGPGLTLEAMLMKVAVAPQPFVRSNGYAKHTSEAIALSKE; encoded by the coding sequence ATGACCAGCTATCTGTGTGCTATCGGCACTGCTAATCCACCGCACCGCATCCCGCAACCCCAAATTGCCAGCTTCATGGCCGGGGCATTGCAATTTGACGAATCCGATACCCGCCGGCTGCGGGCCTTGTACCGCGTATCGGGCATTGGCCAGCGCTACACCGTGCTGCCGGACTACGGCCGCGCCAACGGCGAATTCGAGTTTTTCCCAAACACGCCTGATTTAGAGCCTTTTCCTACGGTTGGGCAGCGCATGAGCGTGTACCGCCAGCACGCGTTGCCGTTGTCGGTGGAGGCCGTGCGCGATTGTCTGGAGCAATTACCGGAAGTAGCAATCAGCAGCATTACGCACTTAGTTACGGTTAGCTGCACGGGCATGTACGCGCCGGGACTGGATATTGAGTTGGTCGAAGCCTTGGGACTGAACCTGAGCATTCAGCGTACCTGCGTCAATTTTATGGGCTGCTACGCCGCCTTCAATGCCCTGAAGCTGGCCGATGCCTTCTGCCGCGCCGATACCCAAGCCCGCGTACTGATTGTGTGTACCGAGCTGTGTACCATTCACTTCCAGAAGCGCCCCGAAGACGATCACTTGGTGTCGAATGCGCTGTTTGGCGACGGGTCGGCGGCGGTGTTGGTGCAGGGCCACCCGGCGCAGCAACAGCCCAGCTTGGCGCTCGATGCATTTCATTGTGGCCTTGAGCCCGACGGCCGCCAGGACATGGCGTGGCACATCAACGATCTGGGCTTCGAGATGACGCTCTCCTCCTACGTGCCCCGCATGATCCAGAAAGGCATTCGGCAGCTTACCGACCGCCTGCTAGAGAACTTACCCATCAAACTAGCTGATATTCATTCATTTGCCATCCATCCAGGCGGACGCAAAATCCTGGAAACCATCGAAGCAGAGCTATGCCTGACCACCCACGACAACCGCTTTGCCTACCAAGTGCTGCGCGATTACGGCAATATGTCGTCGGCTACGGTGCTTTTTGTGCTGCGCGAATTGCTGCATACCCTTACGGCTGCCGATGCCGGGGCGCCTGTGTTGAGCTTTGCTTTCGGGCCGGGCCTGACGCTGGAAGCCATGTTGATGAAAGTGGCTGTGGCCCCGCAACCTTTCGTTCGGAGCAATGGGTACGCCAAGCACACTAGCGAAGCAATCGCGCTGAGTAAGGAATAG